One region of Rattus norvegicus strain BN/NHsdMcwi chromosome 13, GRCr8, whole genome shotgun sequence genomic DNA includes:
- the Ctse gene encoding cathepsin E isoform 1 precursor (isoform 1 precursor is encoded by transcript variant 1): protein MKPLFVLLLLLLLLDLAQAQGVLHRVPLRRHQSLRKKLRAQGQLSDFWRSHNLDMIEFSESCNVDKGINEPLINYLDMEYFGTVSIGSPSQNFTVIFDTGSSNLWVPSVYCTSPACKAHPVFHPSQSSTYMEVGNHFSIQYGTGSLTGIIGADQVSVEGLTVEGQQFGESVKEPGQTFVNAEFDGILGLGYPSLAVGGVTPVFDNMMAQNLVALPMFSVYLSSDPQGGSGSELTFGGYDPSHFSGSLNWIPVTKQGYWQIALDGIQVGDTVMFCSEGCQAIVDTGTSLITGPPKKIKQLQEAIGATPMDGEDLVDGMQFCGSGFQGLDIQPPAGPLWILGDVFIRKFYSVFDRGNNQVGLAPAVP, encoded by the exons ATGAAACCTCTCTtcgtgctgctgctgctgctgctgctcctggacCTGGCACAGGCCCAAGGGGTGCTGCACAG GGTGCCCCTCAGAAGACATCAGTCCCTCCGGAAGAAACTACGGGCCCAAGGCCAGCTCTCAGACTTCTGGAGATCTCATAACTTGGACATGATCGAATTCAGCGAGTCCTGTAATGTGGATAAGGGTATCAATGAGCCCCTCATCAACTACCTGGAT ATGGAATACTTTGGCACCGTCTCCATCGGCTCCCCATCGCAGAACTTCACCGTCATCTTTGACACGGGCTCATCCAACCTCTGGGTCCCTTCTGTGTACTGCACCAGCCCAGCATGCA AGGCACACCCGGTGTTCCACCCATCGCagtccagcacctacatggaggTAGGGAATCACTTCTCCATCCAGTATGGTACTGGGAGCCTGACAGGAATCATTGGAGCTGACCAAGTCTCT GTGGAAGGGTTGACTGTGGAAGGCCAGCAATTTGGAGAAAGTGTCAAGGAGCCTGGTCAGACCTTTGTGAATGCGGAGTTTGACGGGATTCTGGGCCTGGGATACCCCTCATTGGCTGTTGGAGGAGTGACCCCAGTGTTTGATAACATGATGGCCCAGAACCTTGTGGCTCTGCCTATGTTTTCTGTCTACTTGAGCAG tgacccacaaggtggctcaggCAGTGAACTGACTTTCGGAGGCTATGACCCCTCTCATTTCTCTGGGAGCCTCAATTGGATCCCAGTCACCAAGCAAGGCTACTGGCAGATTGCCCTGGATGG AATCCAGGTGGGAGACACTGTGATGTTCTGCTCTGAGGGCTGCCAGGCCATAGTGGACACAGGGACCTCCCTCATCACTGGCCCCCCCAAGAAGATCAAACAGCTTCAAGAGGCCATTGGGGCCACACCCATGGATGGAGAA GACTTGGTGGATGGAATGCAGTTCTGCGGCAGTGGCTTTCAAGGACTTGACATTCAACCTCCGGCTGGACCCCTCTGGATCCTGGGGGATGTCTTCATCCGAAAGTTTTACTCAGTCTTTGATCGTGGAAATAACCAAGTGGGATTGGCCCCCGCAGTCCCTTAA
- the Ctse gene encoding cathepsin E isoform X1, with protein sequence MKPLFVLLLLLLLLDLAQAQGVLHRVPLRRHQSLRKKLRAQGQLSDFWRSHNLDMIEFSESCNVDKGINEPLINYLDMEYFGTVSIGSPSQNFTVIFDTGSSNLWVPSVYCTSPACKAHPVFHPSQSSTYMEVGNHFSIQYGTGSLTGIIGADQVSVEGLTVEGQQFGESVKEPGQTFVNAEFDGILGLGYPSLAVGGVTPVFDNMMAQNLVALPMFSVYLSSDPQGGSGSELTFGGYDPSHFSGSLNWIPVTKQGYWQIALDGIQVGDTVMFCSEGCQAIVDTGTSLITGPPKKIKQLQEAIGATPMDGEYAVDCATLNMMPNVTFLINGVSYTLSPTAYILPDLVDGMQFCGSGFQGLDIQPPAGPLWILGDVFIRKFYSVFDRGNNQVGLAPAVP encoded by the exons ATGAAACCTCTCTtcgtgctgctgctgctgctgctgctcctggacCTGGCACAGGCCCAAGGGGTGCTGCACAG GGTGCCCCTCAGAAGACATCAGTCCCTCCGGAAGAAACTACGGGCCCAAGGCCAGCTCTCAGACTTCTGGAGATCTCATAACTTGGACATGATCGAATTCAGCGAGTCCTGTAATGTGGATAAGGGTATCAATGAGCCCCTCATCAACTACCTGGAT ATGGAATACTTTGGCACCGTCTCCATCGGCTCCCCATCGCAGAACTTCACCGTCATCTTTGACACGGGCTCATCCAACCTCTGGGTCCCTTCTGTGTACTGCACCAGCCCAGCATGCA AGGCACACCCGGTGTTCCACCCATCGCagtccagcacctacatggaggTAGGGAATCACTTCTCCATCCAGTATGGTACTGGGAGCCTGACAGGAATCATTGGAGCTGACCAAGTCTCT GTGGAAGGGTTGACTGTGGAAGGCCAGCAATTTGGAGAAAGTGTCAAGGAGCCTGGTCAGACCTTTGTGAATGCGGAGTTTGACGGGATTCTGGGCCTGGGATACCCCTCATTGGCTGTTGGAGGAGTGACCCCAGTGTTTGATAACATGATGGCCCAGAACCTTGTGGCTCTGCCTATGTTTTCTGTCTACTTGAGCAG tgacccacaaggtggctcaggCAGTGAACTGACTTTCGGAGGCTATGACCCCTCTCATTTCTCTGGGAGCCTCAATTGGATCCCAGTCACCAAGCAAGGCTACTGGCAGATTGCCCTGGATGG AATCCAGGTGGGAGACACTGTGATGTTCTGCTCTGAGGGCTGCCAGGCCATAGTGGACACAGGGACCTCCCTCATCACTGGCCCCCCCAAGAAGATCAAACAGCTTCAAGAGGCCATTGGGGCCACACCCATGGATGGAGAA TATGCGGTGGATTGTGCCACTCTCAACATGATGCCAAACGTCACCTTCCTCATCAACGGGGTTTCATACACCCTCAGCCCAACTGCCTACATCCTGCCG GACTTGGTGGATGGAATGCAGTTCTGCGGCAGTGGCTTTCAAGGACTTGACATTCAACCTCCGGCTGGACCCCTCTGGATCCTGGGGGATGTCTTCATCCGAAAGTTTTACTCAGTCTTTGATCGTGGAAATAACCAAGTGGGATTGGCCCCCGCAGTCCCTTAA